A window from Theobroma cacao cultivar B97-61/B2 chromosome 3, Criollo_cocoa_genome_V2, whole genome shotgun sequence encodes these proteins:
- the LOC18606628 gene encoding cation/H(+) antiporter 18 — protein sequence MATNATTASHCPSPMKATSNGLFQGDNPLDYALPLAILQICLVVALTRILAFLLRPLRQPRVIAEIVGGILLGPSALGRNEKYLNAIFPSRSLTVLDTLANLGLLFFLFLVGLELDPKSLRRTGKKALCIALAGISVPFALGIGTSFALHATISKGVDEAPFLVFMGVALSITAFPVLARILAELKLLTTDIGRMAMSAAAVNDVAAWILLALAIALSGTGHSPLVSLWVFLCGSGFVLCCIFIVPPIFKWMAQRCPEGEPVEELYICATLAAVLAAGFVTDSIGIHALFGAFVIGVLVPKEGPFAGALVEKVEDLVSGLFLPLYFVSSGLKTNVATIRGAQSWGLLVLVIITACLGKIVGTVSVSLMCKVPFQEAAALGFLMNTKGLVELIVLNIGKDRKVLNDQTFAIMVLMAIFTTFITTPLVMAVYKPAKRMSKRDHKYRTIERKDTNTQLRILACFHSTRNIPSMINLIEASRGTEKKEGLCVYAMHLMELSERPSAILMVHKARKNGLPFWNKGKQSNSDQVVVAFETFRQLSRVSVRPMTAISAMSGMHEDICTSAERKRAAMIILPFHRHQRLDGSLETTRTEFHSVNKQVLAEAPCSVGILVDRGLGGTTHISASNVSSITTVLFFGGHDDREALTYGARMAEHPGISLTVIRFLPGPEISGDEIVRTDINTISNASEGSTDERALIEFKKKISNDSTISYEERVVQNSTETIEVIREFSRCNLFLVGRMPESQVAATLNAKSDCPELGPVGTLLTSPEFSTSASVLVVQQFTKHSPPPSVTSTKVAETPDPDIESA from the exons ATGGCCACGAATGCCACAACTGCAAGTCATTGCCCTTCTCCCATGAAGGCTACGTCTAACGGGTTGTTCCAGGGTGATAATCCTCTGGATTATGCACTCCCTCTCGCAATCCTTCAGATATGCCTTGTGGTTGCCCTCACACGCATCCTTGCTTTTCTTCTTAGGCCTTTACGACAGCCTCGTGTCATCGCCGAGATTGTT GGAGGAATATTGCTTGGCCCATCAGCTCTGGGTAGAAACGAAAAGTATTTGAATGCAATCTTTCCGTCCAGAAGCCTCACAGTGTTGGATACTTTGGCAAATCTTGGTCTCCTCTTCTTTCTGTTTCTTGTTGGCCTAGAGTTGGATCCAAAATCACTCCGCCGCACTGGAAAGAAAGCTCTATGTATAGCCCTTGCAGGGATTAGCGTTCCTTTTGCGTTAGGAATAGGAACATCGTTTGCCCTCCATGCAACTATCTCAAAGGGTGTAGATGAAGCTCCATTTCTTGTCTTCATGGGGGTTGCTCTTTCCATTACTGCCTTCCCTGTCTTAGCCCGTATTTTGGCTGAACTAAAGCTTTTGACTACAGATATTGGCCGAATGGCAATGTCAGCGGCAGCTGTGAATGATGTGGCTGCATGGATTCTGCTAGCTCTTGCCATCGCCCTATCAGGAACTGGCCATTCTCCCTTAGTATCATTATGGGTTTTCTTGTGTGGTTCTGGTTTTGTCCTTTGCTGCATATTCATTGTCCCTCCTATATTTAAATGGATGGCACAGCGTTGCCCTGAGGGTGAACCAGTGGAAGAGCTGTACATATGTGCTACTTTGGCTGCTGTTTTGGCAGCTGGTTTTGTTACTGATTCTATTGGAATTCATGCCCTCTTTGGTGCCTTTGTGATTGGAGTTCTTGTCCCCAAGGAAGGGCCATTTGCTGGTGCCCTTGTGGAAAAAGTTGAAGATCTTGTATCTGGCCTTTTCCTTCCTCTGTATTTTGTCTCCAGTGGCTTGAAGACAAATGTAGCCACGATTCGAGGGGCTCAGTCTTGGGGTCTCCTCGTTCTTGTGATCATTACAGCATGTCTTGGAAAGATAGTTGGCACTGTATCCGTTTCCCTTATGTGCAAGGTGCCTTTTCAGGAGGCTGCAGCTCTTGGCTTCCTCATGAATACTAAAGGCTTGGTAGAGCTCATTGTTCTAAACATTGGTAAAGACAGGAAG GTATTGAATGATCAAACATTTGCAATCATGGTTTTGATGGCAATCTTTACCACTTTTATAACTACTCCTCTTGTGATGGCGGTGTATAAGCCGGCTAAAAGAATGAGTAAACGTGATCACAAATACAGGACAATCGAGAGGAAAGACACTAATACTCAGCTTCGAATATTGGCCTGCTTCCACAGTACAAGAAACATCCCCTCTATGATAAATCTCATTGAGGCTTCACGCGGAACTGAGAAAAAGGAAGGACTATGTGTCTATGCAATGCACCTCATGGAACTCTCAGAAAGGCCGTCTGCGATACTTATGGTCCACAAGGCTAGAAAGAATGGGCTACCTTTCTGGAATAAGGGGAAGCAATCAAATAGTGATCAAGTTGTTGTTGCTTTTGAGACTTTCAGGCAGCTAAGCAGAGTGTCTGTCCGCCCAATGACGGCAATCTCAGCAATGTCTGGCATGCACGAGGATATCTGCACTAGTGCTGAAAGAAAAAGGGCAGCCATGATAATTCTCCCGTTTCATAGGCACCAGAGGTTGGATGGGTCATTGGAGACAACTCGAACCGAGTTCCATTCGGTCAATAAGCAAGTTCTCGCGGAAGCACCATGCTCAGTGGGGATCTTAGTTGATCGCGGTCTTGGTGGAACTACCCATATATCTGCAAGCAATGTTTCTTCCATCACAACGGTCTTGTTCTTTGGGGGACATGATGATCGTGAAGCCCTTACTTATGGTGCACGTATGGCCGAGCACCCTGGCATCAGTCTAACCGTTATTCGCTTCTTACCAGGCCCTGAGATTTCAGGCGATGAGATCGTCCGAACTGATATAAACACAATCTCCAATGCTTCTGAAGGGTCAACTGATGAACGGGCTCTGATTGAATTTAAGAAGAAAATCTCAAATGACAGCACAATAAGTTATGAAGAAAGAGTAGTGCAAAATTCAACGGAAACGATCGAAGTAATTCGAGAATTCAGCCGATGCAATCTTTTCCTGGTCGGTCGAATGCCTGAGAGTCAGGTTGCAGCCACATTGAATGCCAAGAGCGACTGCCCTGAACTAGGGCCAGTAGGCACCCTGTTGACTTCCCCTGAATTCTCAACTTCAGCATCTGTTTTGGTGGTGCAACAGTTTACGAAGCACTCACCTCCTCCTTCAGTAACTTCTACGAAGGTTGCAGAGACGCCCGATCCGGATATAGAAAGTGCATGA
- the LOC18606627 gene encoding cation/H(+) antiporter 18 yields the protein MASNATVGQKCPSPMKATSNGLFQGDNPLDYALPLAIVQICLVVVLTRGLAFLLRPIRQPRVIAEIIGGILLGPSVLGRSKSYLQAIFPPKSLTVLDTLANIGLIFFLFLAGLEIDLKALRRTGKTALGIAVAGIGLPFALGIGSSFLLKATISKGVNASAFLVFMGVALSITAFPVLARILAELKLLTTDVGRIAMSAAAVNDVAAWILLALAVALSGSNSSPAASLWVFLSGCVFVICLSFIVPPIFKWMAYRCHEGEPVEEIYICATLAAVLAAGFVTDAIGIHAMFGAFVVGVVFPKEGPFAGALVEKVEDLVSGLFLPLYFVSSGLKTNIATIQGLQSWGLLALVIFTACFGKIVGTVVVSLSCKVPAREAFALGFLMNTKGLVELIVLNIGRDRKVLNDQTFAIMVLMALFTTFITTPVVMAVYKPARSRKVDYKHRTIERKNPDTQLRILTCFHSSRNIPSMINLLEASRGVGKREGFSVYALHLMELSERSSAILMVHKARKNGLPFWNKGRHSDSDHIVVAFEAFQQLSQVTVRSMTSISSMADMHEDICTTAERKRAAIIILPFHKHQRMDGSFETTRTDFRWVNQRVLEHAPCSIGILVDRGLGGTTHVSASNVSLSMTVLFFGGCDDREALAYGARMAEHPGISLNVIRFVVEPETIGEIARIDMQENSGLKSMSLDEEFLSKFKQKISNDDSVRYEEKAVRNATETFAAIREASRCNLVLVGRMPDGELALALMRRSECPELGPVGCLLISPDFSATASVLVVQQYHGRVSLNLASDMEEESPDKDSESS from the exons ATGGCTTCTAATGCTACAGTTGGACAGAAATGTCCATCGCCAATGAAGGCTACATCAAATGGCCTCTTCCAGGGTGATAACCCCCTTGATTATGCACTTCCTCTTGCCATTGTGCAGATATGTCTGGTAGTTGTACTAACAAGGGGCCTTGCTTTTCTTTTAAGGCCAATAAGGCAGCCACGTGTGATTGCAGAGATCATT GGAGGAATTTTACTTGGGCCATCTGTTCTGGGTAGAAGCAAGAGCTACTTGCAAGCTATATTTCCACCCAAGAGTCTCACTGTACTGGATACTCTGGCAAACATTggtctcattttctttttattcctTGCTGGTCTAGAGATAGATCTTAAAGCCCTCCGTCGAACTGGAAAAACAGCCCTTGGAATTGCTGTTGCTGGAATAGGGCTTCCTTTTGCATTAGGAATTGGCTCTTCATTTTTGCTCAAAGCAACTATATCAAAAGGTGTCAATGCTTCTGCATTTCTCGTGTTCATGGGTGTTGCTCTTTCTATTACTGCCTTTCCTGTCTTAGCTCGCATTCTGGCAGAGCTGAAGCTTTTAACGACAGATGTTGGAAGAATTGCTATGTCAGCTGCAGCTGTTAATGATGTAGCTGCATGGATTCTACTTGCTCTTGCTGTTGCCCTTTCTGGATCTAACAGTTCTCCCGCTGCATCACTGTGGGTCTTCTTGTCTGGGTGTGTTTTTGTCATTTGTTTGAGTTTCATTGTACCCCCAATATTCAAATGGATGGCTTATCGATGCCATGAAGGTGAGCCAGTAGAAGAGATATACATATGTGCTACATTAGCTGCTGTTCTGGCCGCCGGGTTTGTAACTGATGCTATTGGAATTCATGCCATGTTTGGTGCTTTTGTGGTTGGAGTTGTTTTCCCAAAGGAAGGGCCATTTGCCGGTGCTCTTGTGGAAAAAGTTGAGGATCTTGTATCTGGTTTGTTCTTGCCATTATACTTTGTTTCAAGTGGACTGAAGACAAACATTGCAACAATTCAAGGGCTTCAATCCTGGGGTCTTCTGGCTTTGGTGATTTTTACAGCATGTTTTGGGAAGATTGTTGGGACTGTTGTGGTGTCCCTTTCCTGCAAAGTTCCTGCTCGTGAGGCTTTTGCGCTTGGGTTCCTTATGAATACTAAAGGGCTGGTTGAACTCATTGTTCTGAATATTGGGAGGGATAGAAAG GTTCTGAATGATCAGACATTTGCCATTATGGTTCTAATGGCTCTCTTCACTACATTCATTACCACACCAGTTGTTATGGCTGTATATAAGCCTGCAAGAAGCAGAAAAGTGGACTACAAGCATAGGACCATCGAAAGAAAAAATCCAGATACTCAACTTAGAATATTGACCTGTTTCCACAGCTCAAGAAATATCCCATCGATGATAAATCTCCTTGAGGCTTCACGAGGCGTAGGGAAGCGTGAAGGATTTTCTGTGTATGCTCTGCACCTTATGGAACTATCTGAGAGGTCATCAGCTATATTAATGGTACACAAGGCAAGGAAAAATGGGCTTCCCTTCTGGAATAAGGGTCGGCATTCAGATTCTGACCATATTGTTGTGGCATTTGAAGCTTTCCAGCAACTGAGTCAAGTAACTGTCCGGTCAATGACTTCAATCTCTTCAATGGCTGACATGCATGAGGACATCTGTACCACTGCTGAGAGAAAGAGAGCTGCGATCATAATTCTTCCATTCCATAAGCACCAGAGAATGGATGGTTCGTTTGAGACTACGCGGACAGACTTCCGCTGGGTGAATCAGAGGGTTCTTGAACATGCGCCTTGTTCCATTGGAATTCTAGTTGATCGTGGGCTTGGTGGAACCACCCATGTATCTGCAAGCAATGTTTCCCTTTCGATGACAGTTCTTTTCTTTGGGGGCTGTGATGATCGTGAAGCCCTTGCTTATGGGGCTCGAATGGCTGAGCACCCAGGTATCAGTTTAAATGTTATTCGCTTTGTAGTGGAACCTGAAACTATTGGAGAAATTGCTAGGATTGATATGCAAGAGAATTCCGGCCTCAAATCAATGTCATTGGATGAAGAATTTCTTTCCAAGTTTAAGcagaaaatatcaaatgatGACTCTGTCAGATATGAGGAAAAGGCTGTCCGAAATGCCACAGAAACCTTTGCTGCAATTCGTGAGGCAAGCCGCTGCAATCTTGTTCTCGTGGGGCGAATGCCTGATGGTGAGTTGGCCTTAGCTTTAATGAGGAGAAGTGAATGCCCAGAACTGGGGCCTGTAGGTTGTTTGCTGATTTCTCCAGATTTCTCAGCGACAGCATCAGTCTTAGTTGTTCAACAGTACCATGGCCGTGTATCTCTGAATTTGGCTTCAGACATGGAGGAAGAATCACCTGACAAAGATTCAGAATCCAGCTAA
- the LOC18606626 gene encoding translation initiation factor IF-1, chloroplastic, whose protein sequence is MASLCSNLHPPFLSLVLPRQNTASSCFFINRVKFNLKKVSTTRRITCKKASSRGPDNDRFVRSKIEKTVAKQGDKKFVHEGLITESLPNGMFRVLLDNQDLILGYLSGKIRKNFVRVLPGDRVRVELSPYDSTKGRIVYRLRNKDASG, encoded by the exons ATGGCTTCCCTCTGCTCCAATCTTCATCCTCCGTTTCTCTCTCTGGTTCTTCCCCGCCAAAATACGGCTTCCAGTTGCTTTTTCATCAA CCGGGTAAAATTCAATCTGAAAAAGGTGTCAACAACGAGAAGAATAACTTGCAAGAAGGCGAGTTCAAGGGGCCCTGATAATGATAGGTTTGTGAGAAGTAAGATCGAGAAAACTGTGGCGAAGCAGGGAGACAAAAAATTTGTTCATGAAGGTTTAATTACTGAATCACTTCCCAATGGTATGTTTCGAGTTCTTTTAGACAATCAAGATTTAATTCTAGGTTATCTTTCTGGAAAGATACGAAAAAATTTCGTACGAGTATTGCCTGGAGACAGAGTTAGAGTTGAATTGAGTCCTTATGATTCAACCAAGGGACGTATAGTTTATAGGCTTCGTAACAAGGATGCAAGTGGATAG
- the LOC18606622 gene encoding disease resistance response protein 206, with translation MASKSCVLLSFFTVLAVSSAYPFKNKQYKPCKHLVLYFHDIIYNGQNRENATSAIVAAPQGANLTILAGQFHFGNIVVFDDPITLDNNLHSKPVGRAQGMYIYDTKNTFTAWLGFSFVLNSTNYQGTVNFIGADPLMQKTRDISVVGGTGDFFMHRGVATLTTDAFEGEVYFRLKVDIKFYECW, from the coding sequence ATGGCATCAAAAAGTTGcgttcttctttcttttttcacgGTTCTTGCTGTATCCTCAGCCTATCCATTCAAGAATAAGCAATACAAACCATGCAAACACTTGGTTCTCTACTTCCATGACATAATTTACAATGGCCAGAACAGGGAGAATGCCACATCCGCCATTGTTGCAGCACCACAAGGTGCTAACCTGACCATCCTGGCAGGTCAGTTCCATTTCGGGAACAtagtagtttttgatgatccCATTACCCTGGACAACAACCTTCACTCAAAGCCTGTTGGCAGGGCTCAAGGCATGTACATTTATGATACCAAAAACACCTTCACCGCTTGGCTAGGCTTTTCATTTGTTCTCAACAGCACGAACTACCAGGGCACCGTAAATTTCATTGGAGCTGATCCCCTGATGCAGAAGACCAGAGACATTTCAGTTGTGGGTGGCACCGGAGACTTTTTCATGCACAGGGGAGTCGCAACTTTGACGACCGATGCCTTTGAAGGGGAAGTGTATTTCAGGCTCAAAGTTGATATCAAGTTCTATGAATGCTGGTGA
- the LOC18606625 gene encoding LOW QUALITY PROTEIN: dirigent protein 5 (The sequence of the model RefSeq protein was modified relative to this genomic sequence to represent the inferred CDS: inserted 1 base in 1 codon) — protein sequence MRSPVEKSCCLVFLFLLVSQHSVWATKKXLNPQKPCKRFMLYYHDFLFGGDDMANATSAAATNMTKLGNFNFGMLVVFDDPMTKDQRLLSHPVARAQGFYFYDMKTDYNAWFAYTLIFNSSHHKGTLNIMGADMMMEKTRDLSVVGGRGDFFMARGIATFKTDTMQGDKYFRLKKDIKLYECH from the exons ATGAGATCTCCTGTAGAGAAATCATGTTGCCTTGTCTTCTTATTCCTGCTTGTATCTCAACACTCTGTTTGGGCTACCAAAA CATTGAACCCACAAAAACCATGCAAACGATTCATGCTCTACTACCATGACTTCCTCTTCGGTGGCGATGACATGGCTAACGCCACATCTGCCGCAGCTACCAATATGACTAAGCTAGGGAACTTCAACTTTGGGATGCTTGTGGTATTCGATGATCCCATGACAAAAGACCAGCGCCTCCTTTCCCATCCTGTTGCAAGAGCACAGGGTTTCTATTTCTACGACATGAAAACCGACTACAATGCTTGGTTTGCTTACACTTTGATCTTCAACTCAAGTCATCACAAGGGAACTCTAAACATTATGGGTGCGGATATGATGATGGAGAAGACTAGAGATCTGTCAGTTGTTGGGGGAAGAGGAGATTTCTTCATGGCTAGAGGCATTGCTACCTTTAAGACTGACACTATGCAGGGTGACAAATACTTTCGCCTTAAGAAGGATATTAAGTTGTATGAATGCCATTAA